In Solirubrobacterales bacterium, the DNA window ACCGCGTAATCGCTTTTTGCCGAGACCCGCACCGGCCTAGTTAACCATCAGGACCGGTTTCCGTACTTTTCCCACCGAAAATTCAACTATTCCCGGGGAGAGTCGGGGCCGGACCCGCTGTCGGTCTCGGCCGGAGCCGATGAGGAGGCGTTGGCCTCCTGTTTCCCGGCCTGGGCCGCTTCCGTTTCCGCCCTGATCGCCGAGGCGGGACGGAACCGCTGATACCAGCGGGGTGCCATCAGAATCAGGGTGAATCCGAGTCCGGCAACCAGCGCCGCGATCGGCCAGACCAGCGGGTCGCCCTTCTGGACGGTCGCGAACCCGGACAGCACCAGGACGACTCCGAGCGCCACCCGGATCTTGTCCTGCGGAACCTTGCCGATCAGGGCGGTGCCGAGCACCACGCCCGGGATCGAGCCGATCAGGATGTTTCCGGCCAGGCCGAGATCGACGTTGCCGTGGCCGAAGTGGGCGATTCCGGCCGCCCAGAGCACGATCGCCGCGTGGAACACGTCAGTCCCGACCACGTGCTTGGGAGTGAGCCTGAAAACCGCGATCAGGAGGATCGCCACCACGGTGCCGGAACCGGCCGAGGTGACCCCGATCACGAAACCGGTGGTGGCCCCGATCACCACGGCGGCAACCTTGTGCCGGCGCTCGATCTTGAAAGTGTCACGCTCGTTCAGGGTCCGGGCCAGGATCAGGGCGCGGGCCAGGGTGATCACACCCAGCATCAGCAGGGTGCCGCCGAGTACCGCGTAGACCAGCGAGTCGAGTTTCTCCGCGCCGATCTGCTTCTCCACCCAGGCGACCAGCTGAACCCCGAAGACCGCGGACGGCACCGAGCCGACCGCCAGCCAGAGGACCAGACCCATGTTCACGGTCTTCAGCCGGTAGTGACGCCACCCACCGACGGTCTTGGTGATCGCCGCGTAGAGAATGTCGGTTCCGATCGCCGTGGTCGGCGAAACCCCGAAGAGCAGGATCAGAAGCGGGGTCATCAAGGCACCACCACCCATACCGGTCATTCCGACCAACACGCCGATGCCAAATCCGAAGAAGATGATTGCGATGTCCAAAAGGGGGTGCCCCGATCCGCTCTGAGGGAAGGCGGGAGAGTCACTCTCGACTCTCTTGACCAATTTAGTTGGGAATGAAGACCCGGGCATGGTACAGATCGGGGCGATCGGAGGTGCCCCCGGTGCGTCACGGAGGACATTCCGGCCACGCCTTCTAGACTTCCGCACCGTGAGTGCGATCCTTTCGGCCCGGGATGTCGGCCACAGCTTTGGCGGGTTGACCGCGCTCGCGGGTGTCGATCTGGCAGTCGGGGAAGGTGAGATCATCAGCCTTGTCGGATCCTCGGGATGCGGCAAGTCGACCCTGCTCGAACTGATCGCCGGGCTCGGCCATCCCGACCGCGGTGAGATCGCGATCAAGGGCGGAGTTACGGCCGCGGCGCGGCTTGCTTCCTGCGCCTGGATGCCCCAGCGGGACTGCCTGCTCCCCTGGCTCCCGGCGCTGGACAACGCGGCCCTGGCGGCCCGCAACCAGGGACGCTCCCGTCGGGCTGCCCGAGCCGAGGCCGACGAGATGTTCCGTCGAGTGGGGCTGGCCGGCTTCGAGCGGACCATGCCGGACGAACTCTCGGGCGGGATGCGCCAACGAGTGGCGTTTCTCCGGACCTTTCTGTCCGGCAAGGCGCTGCTGCTGCTCGACGAGCCGTTCGCCTCCCTCGACGCCCTGACCCGAGGTGAGCTTCAGGAGTGGCTGCTGCCACTGCTCCGGGAGGAGGGCCGTTCGGTCATCCTGGTCACCCACGACATCGAGGAAGCGCTCTACCTGTCCGATCGGGTTGCGGTGCTCTCCCCCCGGCCAGCCCGGGTGAGCGCCTGGATGGCCGGCCTGCGCGATGAGACCGGTACCCGCCGGCACGTGGTGAGTGCGGCCGCCTTCAACCGCCGCCGGGAGCAGCTCTCCGATCTGCTTCAGGCCGGCCGGAACGGCAACCCGGATGGGGATCCAGAGTGAGACGGTGGCTGCCGCCCCTCATTCTGCTCGCAGGGTTGGTCGGTCTCTGGCAGATCGCGGCGTCCAGCGGTCTCATGGCCGACCTGCTCAACCTCGAGTCCTTCCTGGTCCCGTCACCGGCCGAGATCGGCTCGGTGCTCTGGAGCGACCGCGGAATTCTCGCCGATAACGCCCGGGTCACCGCTGTGGAGATCCTGGCCGGTTTCCTGGTTGCCTTCGTGACCGGCCTCGGGGTCGCCACTCTCTTTCACCTGTCCGGGCTCATGCGACGGGCCGGCTACCCGCTGGTGGTCGCATCACAAACCATCCCGGTGATCCTGATCGCCCCGGTACTGGTGGTCTGGTTCGGCTACGGCATCGGACCGAAACTGGCCGTGATCGCCCTGATCTGTTTCTTCCCGATAACCGTCAATGCGCTCGACGGGCTGCGCCGGACCGATCCCGACGCGATCAGGATGATGCGGTCGCTGGATGCGAGCCGGCGCCGGATCTTCTTTGCGGTCGAGGTCCCGACCGCCCTGCCACAGATCCTCAGCGGAGCGCGAATCGCGGCTGCCGTGGCGGTGATCGGAGCGGTCTTCGGGGAGTGGGCCGGTTCCGACACCGGACTCGGCCATCTGATCCTTCAGGACAACGCCCAGCTGAACACCGCACGGATGTTCGCTGCAGTTGTGGTGCTCTCGGCCGTGGCCCTGGCCCTCTACGCCCTGCTCGGGTTGCTGGAGCGGCGCCTGATCCGTTGGCGATAGCCTGCCGACACGTCCTGCTGCCGATCCGGAGACCAATGAGAAAGATCTCGCTCATCGCCCTGTCGCTCGCCCTCGCGGTTCTGGTCACCGCCTGCGGCACCAAGTCGGAGCAGGAAAGCGGCCCGCCGGATCGCGAGACTTTCTCCGTTGCCCTCGACTGGTACCCGAATCCGGACCACGCCGGTTTCCTGGTGGCCGAGGAGAAGGGCTACTTCAAGGACGCGGGCCTGGATGTCTCCCTGAGCTCGCCGAGCGATCCCGCGCTGCCGATCAAGCTGGTCGCGGCCGGCAAGGCGGATGTGGCGATCTCCTACGAGCCGGAAGTTCTTCTCGCCCGTCAGCAGGGACTCGACGTGGTCGCGGTGGCGAGTCTTGTCGACCAGCCGCTCACCTCGATGATCTGGCTGAAGAAGTCAAAGATCAAGCGGGTCCGTGACCTCAAGGGCAAGACGGTGTCCACCGCCGGGATCGCCTACCAGGACGCATATCTCCGGACGATCCTGAAACGGGCCGGACTCGCGCCGGGCCAGGTCAAACAGGTCTCGGTCGGCCAGGCGCTGCTGCCCTCGATCCTTTCCGGACGGGCGAAGGCCACGCTGGGACCACTCTGGAACATCGAGGGGGTTCAGCTCAAGCTCGAGGGCAGGAAGCCGGTGATCAATCCGGTCGATCGGCTCGGTGTGCCGACCTACAGCGAACTGGTGCTGGTCGCCAAGGGCAGCCGGCTGGAGAGCGACCCGGATCCGGTGCGGCTGTTCATTGCCGCTCTCGCCCGGGGTACCGCTGCAGCTGTGGCCGAACCCGAGGCGGCTACCCGGGCCGTCCTCAACGCCAACACCGCCCTGGACCCGAAGGTCACCGAGGCCCAGGTCCGGACCACCCTGCCGCTGTTGCGGCGGGGAGGCCTCAAGGGAACCGACCAACCCTTCGGGTACATGGACACCGCGAAGTGGCAGTACTTCATCAGTTGGATGGTCGAGCAGAAGGTGCTGGAGAGCAGTCAGATGGCGGTCGACGCCCTGACCAACGACTATCTGCCTTCCTCCCCGATCGACGCCGGCTGAAGCCCGGTCGTTCGGGCAGCCCGGATCCTGGCGCGGTTGCCGGGGCCGTCCAGGCCGCGCCCGATGTCGGCTGCCAGCAGCTCACCCGCGAGCCCCCGGAAAGGGGCATACCGGGCGTAGAAATCCTCGACCTCCCCGATCTCGGCGGGCCTCCCGAGCCCGGTGAGCCAGCCGACCAACTTGATCTGGGCCAGATCACCGGCCAGCAGCGCATCGGGGTCACCCCGCCCGCGCAGGGCGAGGCAGGCCACGGTCCAGGGTCCGATGTTCGGGATCGCCAACAGTCGGATGTCGTCCCCCGGCTCACCCGGATCGATGCGTCCGGCCGTGATCTCACGGGCAGCCCGGATCAGGGCGGTTGCCCGCCCGGCCGCGAGGTCCAGTGCCTGCAGTTCGGCCGGGGCCGCCCGGGCCAGCGTCGCCGGTCCGGGTACCGTGACCAGCCCCTCCCCCGGTCCCGATCGGATCCACAGGCCGAAGCGCCGGATCAATCGCCGCTGGATCGCGGCCGCCCGCCGATACTCGATCAGCTGCTCGGTTACCGCCCACGCCAAGGCTTCCCAGGGATCGGGTCGCCGCACCGGGCGGTGGACCAGTTGCCTCCGGATCGCCGGCCCGAGCAGCCCGTCGTCCCCGAACCGCGCGCGGAAAGGGTTCAGGTCATCGTCGAGGCCGAAACAGTGGCGCAACCGATCGATTCCACGGTCCAGGTCATCCTCGAGAGCGACCGCGAGCCGCTCCGCCCCCGGCCCGTCCATCCGCGAGGGCTCCACCTCCTCTGCGACCAGCACGAAACCGGTCGGCCGGTCAGGCCGGAGGCGGAGAATCATCGGGCAACCCTCGGGCGAGAACAGCCGCTCGAGCCAGGGCCCCCGGCGCCTGAAACAGCGATCGCCCCCGGTCAGTCGCGGGAGAACCCGTGAAAACCGCGGCCTGACCGCGACCTCGAGCCGCTCCACGAAACCTCCCGGGTTCAGTCTCCGAGCAGGTGGACGTCGACCAGAAAGGACCGCGATGCGACCACGTTGCCCGGCCGGGCCCGCCTCGAAAGTCGACGCCGTCGGCGACGCGAAGCGCCCGAGCCGCTGACCGCCCGCACGGCTGCCACGGTGGCCACCCCGGCGAGGGCACCACCGGCGACCGCGATCGCCGCGGTGGCGACGTCCTCCCGAATCGCGGGAAGCGGTCGACGTGACTCGTACTCGCGGGGCAGGGCCCGCACCTCGTCGCCCTCGACCGAGACAACGTCCTCTTCCGAAATCAGCTCTCCATCCAGCTCTTCCTCAAACACAGACCGCACCTTACCGTTGGCCGAGGTCGGAACCGGCTCCATCGAGCGGCCGACGTCTCAGGAAGGCAGATCCCGACCCAGCCATCCGCTGTAGAAACCGGGCAGGTCGGGCAGGAAGTCATGCACCACCGGATAGCCCGGCGGGACCGCCTCGACCTCGAGCAGCGCCCCGCTCAACGGACAGTAAAACTCCCTCAGCTCCATCCAGTCGGGGTCCGCGTGGCCCATCTTCGGGTAGATCTCGCGCAGCGACTCCTCGCTGTCGCGAACCCGGACGACCGCATGCATCTTCCAGTTCTCGTCCCAGCGACAGAGATCGGCACCGGCGTCCGTACGGATCACCAGTTCGCCGTCACTCCGACGCAGAACCACATTCAGCCCCTCGCCGACCGGCAGCACGATCGGGTCCTCGGAGCCCGCCCGGGACTGAAGCAGGTCGATCCAGGCGTCGAAACGACCGCGGTCCTTGAACCCGGACTGGATCTCCTTGACCGCCCGGCGCGAAAGCCTGCCGTCGAGCATCTCCCCCAGGGTCTCGGTGGTGACCGCGCGGCCCTCGATCGCCCCGCTCCGGTCCTCGGCGGGCAGCTGAACCGAACTGCGCGACAGGTACTCCGCGACCGCCTCCTGCGGCGTGACCTTGCCGGGCTCGGCTGCGGCCGCGGCCACGGTCGGGGTCACGGCTTCAAACTCGAAGTCCTCCGGCAGGTCCCAGAACCCCCGGTACTCGGCGGCGAACCGGGGCGAGAGCCGCATCGACTCGGCCAGCATCCCCCGGACCGGCTCGATCAGCTCCCCGGCGAGGATCCGGTCCCGCTGCTCCGCCCACCACTCGGCGGTCGGACGGGCCCTCCGCAACCGCTCGGCCCGGGCCTCGTCCCGGTCGGATACCGCGTAGGCGCTCTCGGCGTAGGCCGGCAGGAGATGCCCCTCGGCCACATCCCGCTCGACCGCCGACCCGGATCTGAGCAGCGGATCACCGACCCCGCCACCGCCCTTGTAGACCATCAGGAAGAGGTCGCCGTTGGCGGCCGGCTCCAGGGTCCGCAGGGCGTCCTGGAGATAGGTCCGCTCACCCTCCAGGTCGAACATGGCCGGTCGGTCGTAGCTGCCGTCCCCGGTCGGGTAGGCCTCGCCCCGTGCCGCCCGTTCGGCCAGATCGGACCCCTTGAGAATGTGGACGTAGGCGGTCGAGGCCGGGTATCCCCCGAAGATTCCGGGTGAGGTGAAGGTTTTGGCCATCCCCAGGGTCTGCACCTCGTAGTGAGGGGTGTTCCAGGTCATGAACAGTGACTCGAAGCCGGACCCGCCGCGGTGACGGCCGATCCCGGCCGAGGAGGCCTTGACCTGACGACCGAGATAGATGAACGGCGCCAGCAGCTCCCACATCTCGCAGTCACCGAGGTCACCCTCCGGATTGAACGGGGCGGCCCCGTAGTCGAGACCGTCGAGCACGTACTTCGCCCCCATCCCGCCGGCCGCCAGCTCGAAGTTGACGAAGCCGGAATTGTTGCCGAAATGATCCACACCTCCGCCCTGGAAGGCCGAGGGTTCGTGGTAGGAGGTCATCACCTCCTCGATGAACCCGCGGCTCTGGAGCGCCCGGGAGAGTCCGCGCAGATACCCGGTGAAGGTGACGAACAGTGGTGGCCAGGGCACACTGGAGGAGGCGATCGAGTCGCCCTTGTTGGTCCAGGTCCCGACCGGATAGTTCCCCCGGGTGGCCAGGTAGCCGCCGTCGTTGATCTTGTCGTTGCAGATCAGGGTCTGGGTGAGAACCAGCCAGGTCATCCCCTGGATCCCGGCCGGGGTCGCGTTCATCGCGTGCCAGCCCCAGGCCGAGCTGCCGTCGAGGTCGACCTCCATGACCCCGTCCTCGCCAAACCGCATCTCGTAACAGCCATGCATGATGAAGTCCCGTCGGGCGACGATCGGCAGCGAGTCCTTGTTCGCGAACTGGGTGTCGAAGAATCCGGGCGCCCGGTAGCGACCGGGCACCGTCATTCGCCGGACGGTCGACTTGAAGGACCGGCGGGTGTCCTCGATCACCTCGCGGCTGAACCGCTTGAACCGGTCCACCCCCTCGTCGGCAATCAGCCGTTCGACCGCGTCCCGGATCATGTGGCATCCGGCCAGCCGGGTCTTCTCGTCCAGCAGGTAGTACATCGGGGCCCGGGTCATCCGTTTGATCCGTTCGAGGTGCCCGGCGGCGATTTCGTCCCCTTCACCGATCCGTTCCCCGTGGAGATCGATTCCGTCCTCGAACACGTAGGTCGGCCCGACCGGCACCCCGCCGGGGGTCGAGGCACCGATGTCGACCACGTGAGTCACCCCGCCCGCCCAGGCCACCAGCTCGCCCTCGTGGAAGATCGGGACGAAGGTCTGGACGTCGGCCGGATGGACGTTGCCGATGGTCGGCGAGTTGTTGGCGAAGATGTCCCCCGGCCGGATCCCCGGGTTCTCCTCCCAGCCCCCGCGGACGAAGTACTTGAGCGCCTCCGACATCGTGTGTACGTGAACGATGATCCCGGTCGAGAGGGCGATCGAGTCGCCATCCGGGGTGTAGAGGGCGAAGCAGAGCTCCCCCAGTTCACGAACGATCGGGGAGGCCGAGATGTTGAGCGCGGTCTCACGGGCAGAGACCAGTCCGCCACGGACCCGGCTGAACAGCTTCTCGAAGCCGATCGGATCGGTGCTCTTCAGTTCGAGCTGCTCGAGCCCGGCGTAATGCCCGGTCTCGGCGAAGAGCCGGTCGGAACGTTCCAGCATCTCGCGCAGGGTGAGTCCGTCCCAGCCGATCGGACCGACGTCGGATCGGGATCCGGGTTCGGATCCGGCAGCCGCAATGGTCATCGTGCGTCCTCCCTGTACTCGAGATGGAATATGTCGTGCCGGTCGATCCAGACCCGGCGGTCGGGCGGGATCGGAAAGGTCGTGGCCGCCGCTTCGATGATCGCGGGGCCCTCGATCGCATGCCCGTTTCGGACCTCCTCCATCGCGTAGATGTCGGTCTCGGTGAAGCCGGGCTCGCGACCGGGGGTCGCGGGCCAGTAGACGCTACGGGTTCCCTTGACCGGGGGCGAGCCGGTGACGGTCGGGATGTCGACCAGTTTCGGTTTCTCGGCCGGCACCCGACCGCGGACCACCGCCTGGGTGACCAGGTAGCCGAGTTCCGGCGACTTGGCCGAGGCCGCGTACAGGCGGCCGTAGGCCTGCTCGAAAGCGGCGATCAGATTCTGCACCTGGTCTGCCGTCTCGAGCGCCGGAACGGCCGAATCGATCTCGATGTCGTTGAGCTGTCCGTAGTACTGCATCCGGACCGAGTGGGTGTACTCGATCTGCCCGGGCTCGTATCCGGACTTGGCGAACTCCCCGGCCACCCGGCCCTCCAGCTCCCGCCAGGCGGCGGTGATCATCGCCCCCATGCCCGCGGTCATCTCGGGCGGGTAGCTCGGCAGGATCGGCAGGTCGACGCTGCGGTCGTAGCGGTACTCGAAGTCGGCGCAGGCGCAGCCGAAGGCGCTGAACCCGGCAGCCCAGGCCGGGACCAGCACATCCG includes these proteins:
- a CDS encoding sulfite exporter TauE/SafE family protein, with the translated sequence MDIAIIFFGFGIGVLVGMTGMGGGALMTPLLILLFGVSPTTAIGTDILYAAITKTVGGWRHYRLKTVNMGLVLWLAVGSVPSAVFGVQLVAWVEKQIGAEKLDSLVYAVLGGTLLMLGVITLARALILARTLNERDTFKIERRHKVAAVVIGATTGFVIGVTSAGSGTVVAILLIAVFRLTPKHVVGTDVFHAAIVLWAAGIAHFGHGNVDLGLAGNILIGSIPGVVLGTALIGKVPQDKIRVALGVVLVLSGFATVQKGDPLVWPIAALVAGLGFTLILMAPRWYQRFRPASAIRAETEAAQAGKQEANASSSAPAETDSGSGPDSPRE
- a CDS encoding ATP-binding cassette domain-containing protein, whose protein sequence is MSAILSARDVGHSFGGLTALAGVDLAVGEGEIISLVGSSGCGKSTLLELIAGLGHPDRGEIAIKGGVTAAARLASCAWMPQRDCLLPWLPALDNAALAARNQGRSRRAARAEADEMFRRVGLAGFERTMPDELSGGMRQRVAFLRTFLSGKALLLLDEPFASLDALTRGELQEWLLPLLREEGRSVILVTHDIEEALYLSDRVAVLSPRPARVSAWMAGLRDETGTRRHVVSAAAFNRRREQLSDLLQAGRNGNPDGDPE
- a CDS encoding ABC transporter permease is translated as MRRWLPPLILLAGLVGLWQIAASSGLMADLLNLESFLVPSPAEIGSVLWSDRGILADNARVTAVEILAGFLVAFVTGLGVATLFHLSGLMRRAGYPLVVASQTIPVILIAPVLVVWFGYGIGPKLAVIALICFFPITVNALDGLRRTDPDAIRMMRSLDASRRRIFFAVEVPTALPQILSGARIAAAVAVIGAVFGEWAGSDTGLGHLILQDNAQLNTARMFAAVVVLSAVALALYALLGLLERRLIRWR
- a CDS encoding ABC transporter substrate-binding protein, yielding MRKISLIALSLALAVLVTACGTKSEQESGPPDRETFSVALDWYPNPDHAGFLVAEEKGYFKDAGLDVSLSSPSDPALPIKLVAAGKADVAISYEPEVLLARQQGLDVVAVASLVDQPLTSMIWLKKSKIKRVRDLKGKTVSTAGIAYQDAYLRTILKRAGLAPGQVKQVSVGQALLPSILSGRAKATLGPLWNIEGVQLKLEGRKPVINPVDRLGVPTYSELVLVAKGSRLESDPDPVRLFIAALARGTAAAVAEPEAATRAVLNANTALDPKVTEAQVRTTLPLLRRGGLKGTDQPFGYMDTAKWQYFISWMVEQKVLESSQMAVDALTNDYLPSSPIDAG
- a CDS encoding hydantoinase B/oxoprolinase family protein — protein: MTIAAAGSEPGSRSDVGPIGWDGLTLREMLERSDRLFAETGHYAGLEQLELKSTDPIGFEKLFSRVRGGLVSARETALNISASPIVRELGELCFALYTPDGDSIALSTGIIVHVHTMSEALKYFVRGGWEENPGIRPGDIFANNSPTIGNVHPADVQTFVPIFHEGELVAWAGGVTHVVDIGASTPGGVPVGPTYVFEDGIDLHGERIGEGDEIAAGHLERIKRMTRAPMYYLLDEKTRLAGCHMIRDAVERLIADEGVDRFKRFSREVIEDTRRSFKSTVRRMTVPGRYRAPGFFDTQFANKDSLPIVARRDFIMHGCYEMRFGEDGVMEVDLDGSSAWGWHAMNATPAGIQGMTWLVLTQTLICNDKINDGGYLATRGNYPVGTWTNKGDSIASSSVPWPPLFVTFTGYLRGLSRALQSRGFIEEVMTSYHEPSAFQGGGVDHFGNNSGFVNFELAAGGMGAKYVLDGLDYGAAPFNPEGDLGDCEMWELLAPFIYLGRQVKASSAGIGRHRGGSGFESLFMTWNTPHYEVQTLGMAKTFTSPGIFGGYPASTAYVHILKGSDLAERAARGEAYPTGDGSYDRPAMFDLEGERTYLQDALRTLEPAANGDLFLMVYKGGGGVGDPLLRSGSAVERDVAEGHLLPAYAESAYAVSDRDEARAERLRRARPTAEWWAEQRDRILAGELIEPVRGMLAESMRLSPRFAAEYRGFWDLPEDFEFEAVTPTVAAAAAEPGKVTPQEAVAEYLSRSSVQLPAEDRSGAIEGRAVTTETLGEMLDGRLSRRAVKEIQSGFKDRGRFDAWIDLLQSRAGSEDPIVLPVGEGLNVVLRRSDGELVIRTDAGADLCRWDENWKMHAVVRVRDSEESLREIYPKMGHADPDWMELREFYCPLSGALLEVEAVPPGYPVVHDFLPDLPGFYSGWLGRDLPS